A segment of the Crassostrea angulata isolate pt1a10 chromosome 10, ASM2561291v2, whole genome shotgun sequence genome:
ATGTTCAATGCAGTTGCATTGCGAAGAGTTAAACACTTAATTCCTTGACTAATAAGATATAGTTATAAATGATCATGCATTGTTTTGTACTGTATAATTTCTGTGAGTCAACGATTATTCaatgagactgaaaatatttttgtcgtAGGTTTTATCACCTGTTTTAAATCAGACTTAATGGACAAAAATATTGGCGACAGTCATATTAATGTGATACTGATATTCTCCGGCTTCATAAAACACTTCTAGTTTAgttttaacatgaaaatttatttgtattttaggGTTATCTTGTGGCGAAGTAAAAGTCGATGTATTGGTGAACAACAAGAGTGAAGGAAGCACGAAAGTTACAGTACAAAATAGACTACACACCCTACAAAACATGATGGGAAACATATTCTCTCCATTTGAGTTTCTTTGTCAGGTTTTGCCACTTTCAGAAAAGCAGCGAAAAGAGCTTGATAATGAGCTTGAAAACAGAATGAATGCCGATggatttgaaaaatatgttgatCGAATTGTATTTGACTTAAGTCAATCAAGTGGTACGTTTTCTCACCAACATTACGATATGCTTAAAGATAGATTACATGTTACTCTTGTATAACGATATTGCTTTTATCTCACCCATAAGAAAATTAATATGCCTCATTTAGGTATGGATGCAGATTTCCCCACCATTTTGCATTTTTGTGCAAAATTTGGACTCGCAAAAGCAtgcaaattaatgaaattgtcaaAAGGATATGACGAAGCTTTAACAATAATAAACAAGGATGGTGACACCCCGAGTACTCTAGCCAAGAAAATGGGATATGAACAGATGTCAGCTGATCTGGATCCTTTGGAAGCTCCAAAAAAGTCCCCAAGTGATCCATGTATGTAACAATGCAGTGTATGCAATTGTATGATTTATTGCTTTAAGTTTGTATTTTGCATATATTTTCCTTTACATAGGACTTTGGTAtcaagttctttaaaaaaataaagagaagaaaaagaaatagaaaatattaaagatgataaaaaggATAATTCATGTTTGAACATAATTATGTTGTCTTTGAACGATTGAACATTTACTTATATTCTTCTTTATGCAACCCCTCCctaaaaaaacaatgatttgcCTACTCAACGTGTGAGCAAATTCAAACTTATTTCAGAACACATTGttacttaattttaaaattaaaaaaaatataaatcttaaCAGAAGAATCTATTATGTATAAAACGGTAACACCGTATTTTGATTTGTTGAACTactaaaataaacttttttaaaatttataaaaaaaattcttcgtTCTTATTAATTTTAGATAGTCTTGTGAGAggaaaagaaaagaagaaagaatATGGTATGGTAGTTATTTCTTGatttcatctttatttttctttgattctttacatgtagtaaaatgtgtaacatttttcatttttgcacAAAAGTTGTTATTGTCTTTTTATTTGTAAacgatttaaatgatttttattatctcaaaatcataatgaacaactttttcTGACTAATACTTATTTTAGAGCCTAAAAATGCTATTTGTTGAAATactatgtataaaaaattattacaacAATAATCTGGCAAAAAACTGGAAATCCCCCTTTAATATTCAATATCTATTTTTAGAGTACCCACCCCCCTTACCAGAGCGTAAAAATTACCTACATACAAGCATGAAGAGTGATCGACCAAAACAAGTACATTTTTATCTATACGAAAGCACCAAATTGATTGGGGATTTCCCTCAAATATAATACTGAGCTATCTCACCGTATAGTTGAACTTTAACTAACCTTTTTGTCATTTAAAGATTATAGTTACGTGTACCTAGATACCTATTTTAGATGTAAAACAAACagtattaaaaatttgaatattttttatctaaaattgctgTGAAAGGGCTTATTTTGAGGCAATAAActacatttatattttactttttttataaagagaatttttaaaaaacagttcACTGTCAAATGTCTCTTCCGCAGCTTGTTCTTGTTGCAAGAATTCTAAAAAAACCAATCTTCTAGTGATTGTGTCATTTATTTACCaattaaaggaaaaaatataactaaaacACATTAGATACAGAATTACAGATATATTAGCTAATGTAATAACTGGGATAAGGTCGTATGATAAATTAATGTTAAGTTGCGTggtaaaattgatttgattagAGCGGCAAAGGTTTAAGCTTCTGAAAGTTTGATCCCGAGAGAATTTAGAATTCGAAGATAATAGATACAAAAAACCAGAACTCAacaattgaaatattaaacaGCTAATTCAACGAAGAAAGGttgtatataaacattttatggaaaataaaattttatgggtTCATAGTGGCATACAAATATTTTAGGTAGCTTTGAAAAGAAGTCCCTCTGATATTGGAGGATATTCATCTCATCAAAACAGAACAggtgatacatgtagatattaaaaaagtgttttaataCTTCACTTATCATTTACatgttataaaatgtgtttaaagGTATCGTTTATTCATACATTAATCAGCTATCTAAAGTACGTTAATATTGCATCTCTAAATGCAGTCTTTATGTATAAGAGCATGATCGTATTAATGAAAtgcatatttctttaataaaattttaattataaaaataggaTATTGGACGCATATTGAGAACACAAGAAACCAACATATCCGACATTTTTcggtaaatattattaaaacggTTTCTTGTTTTcgatttgaatattaaaattaaattatctgaCCAACACAAAATGTCCCTTTTATTTTAGTTCGATGACAATTCCAAATGCCCAAATCAAGAAAACAAGAGGTTAAATACGAGAAAGGTGTAATATGTTtatagttttaattatttttaaattttacacaaaattttatCTCGAATTGAATTGAACTATAAGAGAAATATGGAATAAAAATTAGCGTATATCATATTCTGGTGTAAATTGGAGATTgtcatgtatttttgtttttattaggaCACTGCTTTTCCAACGGACGTTCCTTTTCCGACTATTGGAAGATCGTTCCAGAATTGAAGAATATTTATCTCAGAGAATGAGCTAACCTACATCCATGCTGATAAACAATATCTTTAATACGACGTAGTCCTTGTTATAACCTATTTGATAAAAAACCcaacatttatttgtttgtgaCGATTCAACTATACATCATATATATTACTGCCGTTCagaattaatgtttaatttcaattctttaaaaataaacccACTGGAAAAATTAGATCgtgttttgtttctgttttgtttaacaCTTTTTGTATCTGTGTTACATTTAAGGTTGACACTTtaaattttctgatatcaatACAGTTTAATTGTTTTAGAGTTATATTGTTATTTAAAGATATCACATAATTCACGTATCATGAATGAATGTTATCAAAAATGAGTAATCAGTCGCGGGAGGTCGATagattaaaatgtatataaatcaaaCTTCAAGCTACTGAGGATAACCAGTATCTCAGCCGATTGATAGGTATCTGGCGTCCAGCATGAACCGATCAAGCCAAGGTAAGTCTGAGTTAGGTAATTCATGAAGCCAAGCATAAAGCCTCGCACACATGATTAGACTTAAATCACCTCTTATTgtcttttgatatatttaatggAATTGgaacattttaaatacattttgattTCAGCTGAAGATTTGCTGACTATTTTCTACGCTGATGATGCAGAAGCAATATGCTCGCACATCAAAACATATTTCGAGGAGGGACGATTCCGTGTGCAAGTCTCCACGGTGAACATTAATAGCGACCACGGCACACTATGCACTGTTCCTTGTAGTCTGGGATTGGTTTTACTCAGCCCGGAAATGTTACACGATCTACAAAGAAAACCAAATAATTACCTCAAAAGTGCCAGCGCACAATGCACAAAGCGAGCCTTTCTGTGTCATGACAGTATTGATCTATGTGACCGGGCCACTGAGAAAATTCTTGAGAATTCATGTTCTGATGTGACACTTTGGAATAAAATCTCTCTTGGAAATGCTAGTGAGGATTTTAAAATAGCTCTTCTAAACATAATGCAATTGATGGAATCTACCCCGAGTGCTAATCCAGTTTTACTTACGTacaaaataaatccaaaaaaGATTTCATCGGTAAGTTACAAATACTGTCGATTTATTGTATAATGTATATCACGATTTACTTTATTCTAATGGCGTGTACACTTATCACATTATGTACATCGTTTTTACAGGCCAAAGAGCATATCgttgttattttcaaaaaagaagTATCAAAAGGGGATGTTTTCGTTCATCTGCATAGAAATaactttcaaaagaaaataaaatgtacagaaCTAAATGCTTTAACCTACACATTTAAACCAGAAGgtaaaatttattgattatatactccatttgaattgtatttctatgttatatactagcatttaaaatgtaaatttagagttttaacaaaacaaacgttACTCATCAAAACGATCAAAGACAATATTGCAAAAATCAACAAACattatgcaagtttgaaaacaTATTCTTCGTTGTCAAAATAGGAATGCCTGAGGGAGAAATTACCATGGAAATCTTTACAAACAACATTTCACTTGGCAAGACAAAGTTCAACATATGCAACAAGATGGACAACTTCTCGTCCTTAGTGTCCGACTTAGTCAATCCTCTTGAGTTCTTCCTTCAGGCCCTATATTGTGACGACACGGACTCACTTGATCGTGAATTGGTCGATATCTTAACAAACGGGTCGATGGGTAACAATCCTCTCGCTGGGTTAGAGGCTGTGGATTTCAGGGACAGCATATGGGGTGTGTGTAATCATACAACTAGATATTGAACTCAGTGCCCtttgttgcccccccccccccccaaacaaacaaaagaaaaataaattattttggttttaatctttacaaaaaatgtgttattttataaatagcATTTACTATATGACAAATATTCTTACGAAAGGGTAAAGTCAGTTTACTGCATCAGATGATATTAAAGAAAGGTTACCTTGTGGaaaattcatttgtttattttacccccccccccccgtccctCTCTACGcgtatttaagtaaacaaatgAGTGAAATGGGACAGTGACCAGTAAACTTTGAAATGTTGtcattaaatgcattaaatgaCAATGGGAATTTTCCGtatgataaatgtttttatctCATTGTCATTACCTCATTGTTCCCCTTTTggataaaagtttaaatatataaagataattTATGTAGTTTTAAACTACAATTCATAATCAAATGTGCTTAATTTAAGAGATCGTGTTTGAGCCCAAAGGGAAAAATGTCAAATACATCTGCGCATGGTCATTTAAGtgaatttttatcattgataGCAAAGAAATCATCAAGAGAGTATCCAACCTTGCTTCATATTGCTGCAAAGCTTGGTTTAAAGCAGTTTTGCTctactttgaaaaaatttccGGGATACCAGGCTGCCGTTGgtataaaaaacaaacacaataaAACAGCCAGCCAAATAGCTTTGCATGCAGGACACACGGATCTAGCCTCAAACATCCAACCACCAGAGAACTTTGCCATGTTCCAAGACAAAGATGTTCAAAGTAACTACGTTACATTAGTAATGTACTGGTTTTCATGATTCCCATATTATTCAAACAATAGTCATCCGATATACATTAAAtacattggttttatttttacatccTCAAAtgatcttaaatattttttaaatcataatgtTCCCAGATTTTtcaaaactatttatgataCATTTATCAATTATAAAGATCAAGTTATTTCAACACATGTTTTTTTCAAGATGGTGATTCTGGTGGATACATGAGAATGAACCAAGTTACAACAGGTAACGGCTTACACCtgtaacttgatataaaaatcttctttcttAACAACGGGTGTTAATCGAGAACTTTTGTCAAAATACCCAGACTCGAGCATCTtcatataaagaaaacaatatttgaattaGATACTGAtcgaatgaaattttaaaataaataatgtttatattttgatatatagtGTTGTACAGGCgggaaagtacatgtacccctCCACCGCTACCACGAAGATCAGTAAGTAAAAATATAAACTCAGCACACgcatgtatttaataaaaatgaatattaatttttacaacaaaaCCCAGTTTAAATTAGATACGTAACGTTTTTATTTGATCAGAGACAAAAGAAAGGTTGGCGTTAATcagaatatat
Coding sequences within it:
- the LOC128166662 gene encoding phosphoinositide 3-kinase adapter protein 1-like isoform X2, with protein sequence MDGEKGVYNEPWNDADDDYEKMDCILLIHTHEGEPIARFIQENLRRLQVIVNVCDVTELESRNINFQLTLLLVTPEMITYMNDFGDSFRPGLHCKMNRAFGILVDKSVNMEEETIKSVLGNSLPDFKSWKIIKLTQTQPTMIQILDLLDGAQESAMPTTLKYHLQPAVITDGDKVVVLFKSEKERSDDVVVRAGNQTFDTVYHNPYTFAFTPCGLSCGEVKVDVLVNNKSEGSTKVTVQNRLHTLQNMMGNIFSPFEFLCQVLPLSEKQRKELDNELENRMNADGFEKYVDRIVFDLSQSSGMDADFPTILHFCAKFGLAKACKLMKLSKGYDEALTIINKDGDTPSTLAKKMGYEQMSADLDPLEAPKKSPSDPYSLVRGKEKKKEYEYPPPLPERKNYLHTSMKSDRPKQVALKRSPSDIGGYSSHQNRTVR
- the LOC128166663 gene encoding phosphoinositide 3-kinase adapter protein 1-like isoform X1, which gives rise to MELEHFKYILISAEDLLTIFYADDAEAICSHIKTYFEEGRFRVQVSTVNINSDHGTLCTVPCSLGLVLLSPEMLHDLQRKPNNYLKSASAQCTKRAFLCHDSIDLCDRATEKILENSCSDVTLWNKISLGNASEDFKIALLNIMQLMESTPSANPVLLTYKINPKKISSAKEHIVVIFKKEVSKGDVFVHLHRNNFQKKIKCTELNALTYTFKPEGMPEGEITMEIFTNNISLGKTKFNICNKMDNFSSLVSDLVNPLEFFLQALYCDDTDSLDRELVDILTNGSMGNNPLAGLEAVDFRDSIWAKKSSREYPTLLHIAAKLGLKQFCSTLKKFPGYQAAVGIKNKHNKTASQIALHAGHTDLASNIQPPENFAMFQDKDVQNGDSGGYMRMNQVTTVLYRRESTCTPPPLPRRSSESEEVVLRQSRNSQRDNTESGASNISDSSLEDPFFNPRQMTSRMTQILEDNIIYCGNLTTKL
- the LOC128166662 gene encoding phosphoinositide 3-kinase adapter protein 1-like isoform X3, which codes for MDGEKGVYNEPWNDADDDYEKMDCILLIHTHEGEPIARFIQENLRRLQVIVNVCDVTELESRNINFQLTLLLVTPEMITYMNDFGDSFRPGLHCKMNRAFGILVDKSVNMEEETIKSVLGNSLPDFKSWKIIKLTQTQPTMIQILDLLDGAQESAMPTTLKYHLQPAVITDGDKVVVLFKSEKERSDDVVVRAGNQTFDTVYHNPYTFAFTPCGLSCGEVKVDVLVNNKSEGSTKVTVQNRLHTLQNMMGNIFSPFEFLCQVLPLSEKQRKELDNELENRMNADGFEKYVDRIVFDLSQSSGMDADFPTILHFCAKFGLAKACKLMKLSKGYDEALTIINKDGDTPSTLAKKMGYEQMSADLDPLEAPKKSPSDPYSLVRGKEKKKEYEYPPPLPERKNYLHTSMKSDRPKQDTAFPTDVPFPTIGRSFQN
- the LOC128166662 gene encoding uncharacterized protein LOC128166662 isoform X1, with the protein product MDGEKGVYNEPWNDADDDYEKMDCILLIHTHEGEPIARFIQENLRRLQVIVNVCDVTELESRNINFQLTLLLVTPEMITYMNDFGDSFRPGLHCKMNRAFGILVDKSVNMEEETIKSVLGNSLPDFKSWKIIKLTQTQPTMIQILDLLDGAQESAMPTTLKYHLQPAVITDGDKVVVLFKSEKERSDDVVVRAGNQTFDTVYHNPYTFAFTPCGLSCGEVKVDVLVNNKSEGSTKVTVQNRLHTLQNMMGNIFSPFEFLCQVLPLSEKQRKELDNELENRMNADGFEKYVDRIVFDLSQSSGMDADFPTILHFCAKFGLAKACKLMKLSKGYDEALTIINKDGDTPSTLAKKMGYEQMSADLDPLEAPKKSPSDPYSLVRGKEKKKEYEYPPPLPERKNYLHTSMKSDRPKQVALKRSPSDIGGYSSHQNRTGYWTHIENTRNQHIRHFSFDDNSKCPNQENKRLNTRKDTAFPTDVPFPTIGRSFQN
- the LOC128166663 gene encoding phosphoinositide 3-kinase adapter protein 1-like isoform X2, with the protein product MNRSSQAEDLLTIFYADDAEAICSHIKTYFEEGRFRVQVSTVNINSDHGTLCTVPCSLGLVLLSPEMLHDLQRKPNNYLKSASAQCTKRAFLCHDSIDLCDRATEKILENSCSDVTLWNKISLGNASEDFKIALLNIMQLMESTPSANPVLLTYKINPKKISSAKEHIVVIFKKEVSKGDVFVHLHRNNFQKKIKCTELNALTYTFKPEGMPEGEITMEIFTNNISLGKTKFNICNKMDNFSSLVSDLVNPLEFFLQALYCDDTDSLDRELVDILTNGSMGNNPLAGLEAVDFRDSIWAKKSSREYPTLLHIAAKLGLKQFCSTLKKFPGYQAAVGIKNKHNKTASQIALHAGHTDLASNIQPPENFAMFQDKDVQNGDSGGYMRMNQVTTVLYRRESTCTPPPLPRRSSESEEVVLRQSRNSQRDNTESGASNISDSSLEDPFFNPRQMTSRMTQILEDNIIYCGNLTTKL